The following DNA comes from Anopheles coustani chromosome 2, idAnoCousDA_361_x.2, whole genome shotgun sequence.
TGAAGATTTGAGTGGTTTAAATAAGTTCAATCAACTGGAGGAACTTTCGATTTCTGCGGATAGTTGGATAGTTCCCAATAATTTTCTGAGTAATAAAACATCGCTCAAGAAGCTGTACATGCAGGGCTCCCGATTTTCCAGCTTGCCAGCAGATTTCTTCCAGGCCTGTTCTATCTCATTAGAAGTTTTAACGATATCAAACAACAACGACCTATCGACGCTTCCCACACGTTTCTTCAAAGATGTCCCATGGCTTCTGGAGCTGACGCTATCAAACAACAACCTGACCACGTTGGAGCCGAAAGTATTTGATTCTGTGTTTAAACTGAACTATTTGGATCTTTCAAGCAATCCGTTGAAAACGTTAGACAAAGATTTGTTCCAGGAAACCAGCAGACTCGCGACTCTGAAGCTACAAAATATAAAGGTTACTAACCTTTCGATTGGCATTTTTGATAGTCTTGACCAACTGATCACCCTGGATCTGAGCAGTAATCAACTATCTACACTGCCAAATGGAATCTTCCATAATCTGTTCTTTCTAGAAAGCCTTTCATTGGAGCACAATGCTATCGAACAGTTGGATCCTGGCGTTTTCGATGGAGCTTTGCGGTTGAAGAGCATCTTCCTCGGCTACAACAAGTTAAGCACTCTTCACCCTCGCCTGTTCAGCAACTTGTTGCGAATTGACACACTAAATCTGGCATACAACAAGTTCGTGAGCTTCGATCTGACGACCACAGACTTCCAGGACACACTGAAAAACCTCAACATAGATGGAAACGGCCTTATGTCGCTGAAAATCTCACCAACCCTTGGGATTTTATCAGCAGCTGACAACCAACTGTCCGCGATCGAAGTTAATCAAACGAGCGGCTTATTCAGCGCTCTTACCCAGCTTTCCGCCCAACGCAATCGGTTCAACAACTTTAACAATTTTGTGCAGTTCAAATCTCTGGTCGATCTGGATGTCTCCTTCAACTACTTTAACGAGCTGGACATTGGCACTATCTCTACGAAGCTGCAGGATCTTCGCAAGCTGAACGTATCGAACAGTCGCGTACAACAGATAATATCGGATGGAATCAACACTCAAGAGAATCTTACCCATCTGGACATTTCGAACAACAATCTTACGAGCCTGGAATTGAATGCATTCGAAAGGTTCTCCTCGTTGGAGCACTTTATCTTCACTGGAAACTAATTCGATCCATTCTCTATGCCCAATCTGCTCGTGAGgaataatgaaacattttatgcattttattttcaaccacatgaagcaaacaaaatcaagcAAGTGAGAGGAACATTTGTAAGGGATACtgaataataaatttgaatatgTAAGTTTGATTAGTTTGTGTTCCTTCCTTTAGTCTAATAGACCGTTGTTATGGAGTGTGGGAGTGGGAGTTTCGATGATCAACATCGAAAGTTCGATTCCTTAACACGATCCAAGAACTATCCTACATGGAACGAAAGAAAGTTGTTGTTCCGACCCGTGGCTACTGTTGTTTCCTTCATTGCTTCTTCTGTATCCGAGTTTTTTGGCTTCTCCAGTTTGCTCTTGTCAAGATGAAACGTATACATttcgatgctttctttaaCGAATTGGACAAAATTATCTCTatcaagaagaaaaacacatccgaatcaAATTCACCAGTATACCAGTAGCGTAGTGAATTCCTCTTACTGACATTGTGAGACGGCACAGTAAATGGTGCAACACTCGTCAGTCAGCTAAGTCGATACATTGAAACAATTAAATGAACCTCCTTATTATgccatttgtaattttttataaCAACATTTGATTGGAGTAGTAGCAGAGCAGTATTTACGCGTAAGTGTGAATTTACAACAACAAGGCGCATATATATGAAGCTATCATATATGAAGCTATTCCGATCAATCACACGATCGCTGTTGCCAAGGATGTGGATGATGTGATTGGTAAAACGGTGTAGCATTTaattatgttaaaaaaactgtacatcaccaaacattattatttctgaataaaatacattgtcaattaaaaaaatcactCAATCGAAGTAAAGTATGTCAAAGTGCATAACTTTGAATTACGACTTTAAGTACAGCTATCGTATCACATAGCAAGAGGAATGAGAATGTCGGATCATATAGCAACATAATCAATTAGTTGAATTTacctaaataaaaaataataaattaattttctttattaacaaaataaaGCAGTTCTAACTGGATAAGGTAAAATTACATCATCAAATTATCAAAGGCACCGTTTGTTTTGTGGGCAACGTTACGGTACGACTAATATTAGAATAACTCTTCGAGTCTTTTAACTAAGTTTTTCACCCAAAATAGACAAACGAACAAGTGATCTGATAACTGAAacacttttatgttttgtgcAAGAACATTAAGTCCTATAAAATAACAAGACTCAATTCTAAGCTCGCCGACACTGATGTGTATTTCGAATAATTTTCTAAAAACTTAATTATGAGTAGGATGTTTTGGTACAACATAAAAGAGCTGCGATCTTGCGCAGCTTCATCCGATCACCGTTTTCTTAATCCACTCGGAGGCCCCAGTAAGGCTGACGAACACTTCCGACCCATTCATACGGCAGAACGGAAAATTGAGCACCATCAGTCCGGCCAGGAAGTAGCGGGGCTTCTTGTCGACCACCTTTATGTACTGCAGGGGCGATCCCGTGGCGTAGTTGTTGCAATTGGCCTTCGGTTGATCCTTGTGGAACGCACAAACCATATCATCGGTGGCCGGTAGATTGATGCCGAGTTTCTTATACTCATCCCGACATTGGACCGGCGAGCTCAGATTCATCGTGTCTCGCTCGAGCTTCGGAAAGACGAACTTATTTCGCTTCCAGCCGGTCAGTGTTAGGCTTGTCTCTTTAAAGTCGTCCAGACTGGGGAGACAGATGGTGCGGATGTTGTGCTTGGACAGTGAGGCATCGTGCTTCAGCTTGACGAGTGCCCAATCGTTGCTGTACATgggttggtttattttcggATGACGATAGTACGTTTCGACGTCAACAGATTGTGTTGTAGTTGCTTCTCCAGGCACTGCGGGATCTGTGTCATTCGTTGTGCGTAGGTTGAACTCTCCGAGGCGTACCGATGCACTGAAAAGAAGAATAGTTCGAGATGAGAAGTTGTTGTTGGTTAGTACCAAACGGGTTGGTTATGATACCTACAGCGAAAAACCTCTTAAAATTCCATCCAGACAGTGCCCTACGGTCAGCACATACCGAGGGTGTATCAGTACTCCACTGCACACCAGATGAGTTTGCGGTTTACCGGCCTCTCGGAACTCCAACAGGGCATTCCACGGATACTGGTTGAAGATCGGTTTCTTGCCTTCATCCGTAATGTTGTCGTTCCGCACCTCACCGCACGAGTCATCCTTCAGGAGGTTCCGTTCGTCAAGAATCTTCTCGTGTGCGTCGATCCAGGGTCTGTACTTCGCCACGTCCGTGTAGGTGGCTGGCAGTGACGTATCGCAGGACGTTTGCCCATTGCCAAGGTCCTTTCTTGCACCTGCACTTACAATGCCGCGCAAGTACCAAACTTTATCGTTCGCGTAGTAAAGCCCACCGCCACTGTCACCGGAGCATACACTCGATCCGCTCTCCTTGCCGACGGCGCAGATTTTGCCCTCATCCTGCGCCAGATAGTCCAGATGATCGGGcatcatctctatgcagcgcTGTCTTGCGGTCAGATTCATTGCCGCCTGCTGCAGGAGATTGCTGACCTCGTGGTTTTCGTTGAATCCGAAGCCGACCGAAATCCCCGACACTTGAAGCACATTAATCACATTCGCTTCCTCCGACCAAAGGCAGATCGGCCACACGTTGGTACTCTTGAACACGATCTTATTTTCCGGCCGTAGTAGTGCGATGTCGTTGTAGAGCTTCCGGTCGAACTTTGGATGGATGATGATCTCAAACAGTGCGTAATTGATCGTATCAATGTCAGAGTTGAGGAGATGTACGCCCGTTTTAAAGGAGTATCTAACCGGATTCGGCTCCTGAAAGCAATGTGCggctggaaaaaaaataatattacaaTACTATATTCCACCAGGAAATATTTATTACGCCATACGTTACCGGTAAGTACGAAGTACTCGCTTATGATCGAGCCACCGCACGCGTACGTTggagtttttgtatttttcccatcGTAAATGGCAACATGCCACGGCCAGTCACCCGGACGGGCATCCTGTCCTTTCACTATCAACCCGATGGCGTCCAGCTTACGCACGCCACATCCTAAAACCGACCGATCGGAAGCAAATTTCTCTACAGCTACAGTCGATGCAATAGACCGTGGATACTTTTACCTTCAATGGGTACACTATGCGCTGGCCCAGCTGGGAGCAGTAGTCCAACGAATACGCAGAAAAATCCCCGCCAGTTGCTGATAACCTTTCCCATCGGGGCTAATCACGGTGATCGACACAGACGCGAAGGAACGATCCAACCGCTTCGACTGCAGCTTCAATTATGCGATCGCGAACAATAACAGAACCGTCTCCGGCGGATCGTCGCGTTGAGAAACCTGTTCTTTCCGGACGGTGCTTCCCGGAGAGTGTCCGCGGACTTGATACCTCTCGCCGGATGATCATGCCGGAGCAGCATACTCTATTTCGGATGAGAATTTGAAACCCCTCCCGGTGGCATTATGTGTGGCTCTACTCTCAGCGTGTGGTTGGGAGAATTaagtcgttttatttttacccttttgattttcttcttcgcccTCCTTATGCTAGAAGAATCAATCTCACCGTAAACGAAACAATGCAGCAAACGCTTTTCGGCCAATGTTGGGTtagattttattgtttaaatgttttttcgtCACTTTATTTACGGCTCTAGAGCTCCGAGAATTACTTACGAATTACAAGAGGTAACATAAATGTATGTGAGGGATACCGCTACTAATATAATTAACTAGATTTTATGCTAAGTTTCACTTACATCGGGTTCTTACTTACATCGAATATTTGCGTACGTATTTCATATGTTTGTCCTGGGAGGATGGTTCTGATGAATGGGAAGgaatgcatgtgtgtgtgtatggttgtGACATTTGCGGGCCTTTTTCTGAAGCGGCCTCGGGACAATGATACAGTGATACGACGTCCGTCTTGCGGAAGGAGAACATTGTTAAAATTGAGCCGTTCTTAGCAGACTTCACTATGCGTGGGGGTTTAGACTTTAAATGTAACGATCATGGCGATCACGATCCCGGCTGCTATTGCGATCTGTCCCATTCGTGAACGGTGCGATCGAGCAGGTGCGTGGGATCCTGAAGGTAGCGGACCTCCCGTACGACGAACGGCCAGCCTTGCCTGGGCAGGGCAGCATGGCAAATGGATTTTATCACATCGAACTTTTGCGAATCAGCAGATACTCGGAGAACTGCTGCGACTCGACGCCCCCGCCCGTGCTGGCCTCGACGCTGAAGCCGGCGTTCAGTAGCCGGGTCAGCACCTGGATGGAGTTCAGCTTGCAGTAGCCATTGAGCGGGAACCGTATCACCTGCCGGCCGTCGAACTGGTTCCAGGCGGCGCCGGTCCGGGCGTCCAGAATTGCCTGGTTCGTCTCGGGGAACACCTCGTCCAGGACGGCACGCTCGGCCGAGATCAGGATGCGCTCGCCGAGGTCGGGCGAAACGTGCAGCGCCACCACGTCGTGGTTCGTCGTGTCCTGCGCCCCGGCCTTGCACTTGCTCCGGCTGCCCCCGAAGGGCGGGATGCCGTTCCCGCTGCGTTGGCGTTCCTTTTTGAGATGCTCTATCTGTTTGATCATAGCTGgagagaggaaaagaaaaacaaagcgaaTCAGTTTCCCATCCGACAACACACCGAATCTATGCCACCCAGGAACGCATTGTTATACTCACGAACAATATCGAAATACTTGGCCTCCTCCAGGAGCAGCTCGAGGTCGGGAAAGTCCTCCGACACCAGCAGCTTGGAGTTGCGCATAAAGTTGAGTATGTGGCGGAACATGCCCCCATCGCGGTCGATGAAGTAGTGCTGCTTCAGCGAGTCCAGCACGATCGGGATGCAGCCGTTGAACAGTTTCGCTAGCCGCGAGTCGGGATATCTGTAGGGACAGGTGATCGATTGAAACCGTATTAACATACCACACATAATCACGTCAAAGCGTATCGTAATAATTTAATCTGTACAGTCTTGATGAGTTTATaatgtcaaatttgacgtTGGGTTAATTCATGCAATTCTAATAAACTGCTTTTATACATTGTGTCTCCAAgatttcattcaaatttgtgcaaaggatttttctttccgattttttcgtatttaaatcatttttacgTACCAAAACTAttactttttatattttttttattgctagaGTTTGATAGCATCTACTATGAGATCTTTTTAtgcataaaatttattaaaactcACAAGAGCGACCTAAAAGAAGTAACAATCGAAAGACACATTGCAACATGTTGACTACATGATGGAAGGCTCTCCATCGCACCCTCAATTTATGTGGATGCTACTTCATCAGGTTGGAGAAGAATCTTCCCAATTTAATAACTATTTCAAATGGAATAAACAAGGACATTCCAAACGTTAACCCTTTGCGCTCGAAAGCATTTTCGCCTGCGCGAACCAGCAACTCGAGGCGAAATTGACCAAATTGGTAAACGCAGAGGCGGATTTAACGGTGCTGGGACTAAGCGCCCGCGGTGGGCCCCGAGCTCGCAAGGGGGCCAGAATCTTCAAGGGTTCCCTtcatatttaaacaaaaattctaTAGACTTCATCAAATTTCCTCAAAGATCGACAAGTACTAAATTGCAACCGGTCAATAACGGATAATTTTACTGCATCCTATAAAACTTATTGCCATGAACCATGACGAAATAATGAAAGGATGGTCCGGTATATAATCAGAGTTGAAGAGTGTCAATTGTAAACAAGCATGCATTTGCATAAACCCAACAGAATTTTCGAATATATCAAGCTTAGGCAGTTTCCATGCAAGCAATGCGTTTTTGACATGTCCTATTAGATGTTGCCACATATTTGAAAAAGCTGCAAATAACGTAAAATAAGTTTATAATTATGTAGTTTATTCATTAACTCAtcgtaaatataaaaatgtcacTTTGAACGTTGAAGCGCATGGATTAAGAACTGCAAATTGAGTAAGACTTGATCGGCTTACCAGCTTCAACCGGCTTGGCGCCGTAGCAGCGCCGCTCGAGTTGGTGCTACGCTACTGCTGGGCGCCGTATCGGCGCCGCTCGAGTGGAAAGGGTTAAAAGGACTCAACTCTGAAGAGTTGAGCATGTTTTGGAGCAAGCAACAATCAAGAAACGATGCCACAGGAAGAAATATTTAGAAGTCATCGGCGTAGAGTAGAAAACCATCATAAAGAAGGATAGAAGTAAATCTCAATCATTAATAAATAGCAAACAAAAGAGGACTAAGAACACCACCTTGAGGTACTCCCGAAAAGTCAATAGAGGATTCAGAATCAACTGGAGAGCACTCTGACCTTATAGGATCTTCCATATAGGTAGGACACCAACCAAGAGAGCAGGTGGCTCCCTACTCCAAGGTTTTCAAGTTTGGCCACTAATAAGTCGTAGGGAACACTATCGCAAACTGTTTTAAAGTccatataaataaaatccgGTGGCCGAAACCCATGTTTTTGAAAGCGGACTATATTACGACACATAATGTCACAGGAAGTAACCATGTTGGCGAGGAGATAGGTGGCTTACGATAACAGGAAGAATAGAAGAGTGGATAATGGATTCTAGTACTTGGGATGGGGAACAGAGTATTGAGATGTCATACTTTGTGATCATGCTTTATGTGGATTGGAATTAACCAGGCGGACTTCCAACTGGTCGGGAAGGAGCCAAGAATGGATCTGTTAAAGATAACCAACAGAAGAGGCGCAAACACTTTGTTGAGATTGACGCAGGGATCCCGACAGTACTGGGTGAGAAGGACATTTTAAGCTCTTCGACAACGAACGAAGTACTGAAGGGATATCTAAAGAAacatggtttttttctttagatGGGGAACATGGTTTTTTCTTTAGATGCAAAAGACATTGCACGAGGTGAAGGAAAGACCATCTATGCTGGGAGTTCTTTTGATAGGATATGAATGTTTAAAAGGCAATTTGCAAAAGGGTATTGGAAGAACTCGGGGTTAATGGAACTTTTATTTTAGACGTGCGTCAAATCAATCTGGTCTTTTACTGTGATCCGTGTTCGGTTTACTTAAGTTATCAAAAATATACTTAAACATTTTGATTTAaacgatttaattttgataaatttggtGCATATTATCAAAGAAGTTTTATTGTCGACACGTGAGGTCAAATTACGGCAGGTAGTGTCACTCCTTTGGTACGTACTTGGTtaaagtttccaacgagctgGTGTAGATCGTCCCGCCGACATCGATGTGCACCGGGGCCGTGTACTTGGACGCGGCGGCAACGCACGGGATGCCGGTGATCTGCTTGTGGTTCGCGTGGTGATACCCGCTGCCGACGCCGGTGACCGCGGGCGAGCCGGCCGGGATGGGCGGGGTGGGCGTGGGCGACGACGAATTCGAGATGGTGGGCGAGGTGGTGGGCGAGGTGCTGATTTTGATCTGCGTCGCGGTGAACAGGCGCGTCGCGGACAGATCGCGCGGTTCCAGCGGTTTCACGTCGCGCTCGGTCACGGCGTTGCGATCACGCTCACGATCCCGGTCACGATCACGGTCCCGCTCCATGTCGCTGTTACATTTCCTTCTGGCGAGCCGCGAGGGAAACGGAAGAGAGAACGggaaaagggagaaagaaGTTAGTGAAAATGGATACGCAAACCGTCACTTCGATGGATAATGATCGTACGCGGTACGCGGGTCGACACGATCGGCAAGTGTCCTTAAGTGTCAACGACAGGGAGAACACGGGAGGCACGACCCTTTCCACGTCCTACTTGACCATCCGACCAACCTCGACGTCTTCGGAGGTGGAGTCAACCATCCCGAATGCCCTCCGGTACCAGGCCGAAGATACTTCCAGTACGCCGTGTTCTGTTGTCAAGTTatcaaaaatataattaataCTCCTTTTGCTTCCCCCGAGGGAGGTG
Coding sequences within:
- the LOC131264913 gene encoding CUB and peptidase domain-containing protein 1-like encodes the protein MGKVISNWRGFFCVFVGLLLPAGPAHSVPIEGCGVRKLDAIGLIVKGQDARPGDWPWHVAIYDGKNTKTPTYACGGSIISEYFVLTAAHCFQEPNPVRYSFKTGVHLLNSDIDTINYALFEIIIHPKFDRKLYNDIALLRPENKIVFKSTNVWPICLWSEEANVINVLQVSGISVGFGFNENHEVSNLLQQAAMNLTARQRCIEMMPDHLDYLAQDEGKICAVGKESGSSVCSGDSGGGLYYANDKVWYLRGIVSAGARKDLGNGQTSCDTSLPATYTDVAKYRPWIDAHEKILDERNLLKDDSCGEVRNDNITDEGKKPIFNQYPWNALLEFREAGKPQTHLVCSGVLIHPRYVLTVGHCLDGILRGFSLASVRLGEFNLRTTNDTDPAVPGEATTTQSVDVETYYRHPKINQPMYSNDWALVKLKHDASLSKHNIRTICLPSLDDFKETSLTLTGWKRNKFVFPKLERDTMNLSSPVQCRDEYKKLGINLPATDDMVCAFHKDQPKANCNNYATGSPLQYIKVVDKKPRYFLAGLMVLNFPFCRMNGSEVFVSLTGASEWIKKTVIG
- the LOC131262616 gene encoding BTB/POZ domain-containing protein Tiwaz, coding for MERDRDRDRDRERDRNAVTERDVKPLEPRDLSATRLFTATQIKISTSPTTSPTISNSSSPTPTPPIPAGSPAVTGVGSGYHHANHKQITGIPCVAAASKYTAPVHIDVGGTIYTSSLETLTKYPDSRLAKLFNGCIPIVLDSLKQHYFIDRDGGMFRHILNFMRNSKLLVSEDFPDLELLLEEAKYFDIVPMIKQIEHLKKERQRSGNGIPPFGGSRSKCKAGAQDTTNHDVVALHVSPDLGERILISAERAVLDEVFPETNQAILDARTGAAWNQFDGRQVIRFPLNGYCKLNSIQVLTRLLNAGFSVEASTGGGVESQQFSEYLLIRKSSM